One Nostoc sp. UHCC 0302 DNA window includes the following coding sequences:
- a CDS encoding NIL domain-containing protein: protein MAIPSKQVKSTTDIGDNRRTQTHIQVRIPQELHEEPVISRLVSHYGVTVIIAAVRVSVNVPEYSCFDLELRGTTSQIESALTYLDELDLEVLHQSTPEEDGW, encoded by the coding sequence ATGGCAATTCCCAGCAAACAGGTAAAATCTACCACTGATATTGGAGATAATAGACGCACCCAAACCCACATCCAGGTTCGCATTCCCCAAGAACTACATGAGGAACCAGTGATTTCACGACTGGTTTCTCACTACGGTGTCACAGTCATTATTGCTGCCGTTCGGGTAAGCGTAAACGTGCCAGAATACAGTTGTTTCGATCTGGAGTTACGAGGGACAACATCCCAGATTGAAAGTGCCTTAACCTACCTGGATGAATTGGATTTAGAAGTTTTGCACCAATCGACTCCTGAAGAAGATGGGTGGTAG
- a CDS encoding response regulator transcription factor, with protein sequence MDRSATSATAMKEPSMKDHKRLLLIDDDPNLILLVKDYLEFRGYEVITAENGREALEILEHDVPDMIICDVMMPEMDGYTFVEQVRQNERTSWIPVLFLSAKGQSADRVKGLNKGADVYMVKPFEPEELVAQVESSLKQTIRWKEHQAKGGENGSRIQVPFDVQLTPTELKVVQFVARGLANREIAEELNVSQRTVESHVSNMLGKTNLHNRTELARWAIENQMA encoded by the coding sequence ATGGATCGAAGCGCGACAAGTGCCACTGCTATGAAAGAACCCAGCATGAAAGATCACAAACGACTTCTATTGATTGATGATGACCCTAACCTCATCTTGCTGGTGAAGGATTACTTAGAATTCCGGGGATATGAAGTTATCACCGCGGAAAATGGACGAGAAGCTCTGGAAATTTTAGAACACGATGTTCCAGACATGATCATCTGCGACGTGATGATGCCGGAAATGGACGGATATACTTTTGTAGAACAAGTCCGGCAAAACGAGCGTACCAGCTGGATTCCCGTTCTCTTCCTTTCAGCTAAAGGACAAAGCGCAGACCGAGTTAAGGGTCTGAATAAAGGTGCTGATGTATATATGGTCAAGCCCTTTGAGCCAGAAGAACTCGTAGCGCAAGTAGAATCCTCACTGAAACAAACTATCCGTTGGAAAGAACACCAAGCAAAAGGAGGAGAAAACGGTTCCCGCATCCAGGTTCCCTTCGATGTGCAGTTAACCCCAACCGAACTGAAAGTAGTACAGTTTGTAGCCAGGGGTTTGGCTAACCGGGAAATTGCTGAAGAATTAAATGTTAGTCAGCGCACCGTTGAAAGCCATGTGTCCAATATGTTGGGCAAAACCAATCTCCATAACCGCACTGAACTAGCGCGGTGGGCGATTGAAAATCAAATGGCTTAA